The following are encoded in a window of Methylicorpusculum oleiharenae genomic DNA:
- a CDS encoding MBL fold metallo-hydrolase RNA specificity domain-containing protein, which produces MTYLTFWGGTEQVTGSCYLLETGHHRILLDCGLFQGSKETERLNAEDFPFDPATIDAVVLSHAHLDHSGRLPKLVKEGFRGNLFLTEGSYQLLELLLKDAAFLELRDTEWENKKRERAGKKLLDPLFTLEDVEALLTLRKPFPYKTAIEVLPGIKLQFLDAGHILGSSIVKLELQEGDKNKTLVFSGDLGNSASPVLPDPETVKHADLLLLESTYGDRDHKALDPTLDELRVILKLAANSGGNVIIPSFAVGRTQDLLYWLGKLYREGSLPQQQVFLDSPMAINASEIYFDYKHLFNEDDPEFNRIAQKGWQAWLPCLSYSETAEDSMAINRIVGGAVIIAGSGMCTGGRIRHHLKYNLWRRNAHIVFVGFQAQGTLGRRLIDGQKDLKILGSKIHVEATIHTLGGLSAHADQSQLLAWANHFEGTKPRLFLVHGETSASHSLQTCFNRLGWPANLPKIGQKIEIS; this is translated from the coding sequence ATGACTTACCTGACATTTTGGGGTGGCACAGAGCAGGTAACAGGATCTTGTTACCTGCTTGAAACAGGCCATCACCGTATCTTACTGGATTGTGGTTTATTTCAGGGAAGTAAGGAAACAGAACGGCTCAACGCCGAAGACTTTCCCTTTGATCCAGCAACAATTGATGCTGTCGTTTTGTCCCATGCGCATCTTGATCACTCCGGACGCTTACCCAAGCTGGTTAAAGAAGGATTTCGAGGTAATCTGTTCCTGACGGAAGGCAGCTATCAGTTACTGGAACTGCTGCTGAAAGATGCTGCGTTTCTGGAGCTGAGAGATACCGAATGGGAAAATAAAAAGCGCGAGAGAGCTGGAAAAAAGCTGTTAGATCCTCTGTTTACGCTCGAAGATGTTGAAGCTTTGCTGACATTGAGAAAACCTTTTCCTTATAAAACGGCAATTGAGGTATTACCCGGCATAAAACTGCAGTTTTTAGATGCCGGACATATTTTAGGTTCATCAATCGTAAAGCTTGAACTACAGGAAGGCGATAAAAACAAAACACTGGTTTTCTCGGGGGATCTCGGCAATTCCGCCTCCCCCGTTTTACCTGATCCGGAAACGGTCAAACACGCTGATCTGCTATTGCTGGAATCCACCTATGGAGACAGAGATCATAAAGCGTTAGACCCTACTCTGGACGAACTGAGAGTGATACTTAAGTTAGCCGCCAATAGCGGTGGCAATGTCATTATTCCTTCGTTTGCTGTCGGCCGTACTCAGGATTTGCTGTACTGGTTGGGCAAACTTTACCGCGAAGGTTCATTGCCTCAACAGCAGGTTTTTCTTGACAGCCCTATGGCCATCAATGCCAGTGAAATTTATTTTGATTATAAGCACCTTTTTAACGAGGATGATCCTGAATTTAATCGAATAGCACAAAAAGGCTGGCAAGCCTGGCTCCCCTGCCTATCCTATTCGGAAACGGCAGAAGACTCGATGGCGATCAACCGGATTGTTGGCGGCGCTGTTATTATTGCTGGCAGCGGAATGTGCACGGGTGGGCGTATTCGTCACCACTTGAAGTACAACTTGTGGCGGCGTAATGCACACATCGTTTTCGTCGGTTTTCAAGCTCAAGGTACCTTGGGCAGGCGCTTGATTGACGGCCAGAAAGATTTAAAAATACTGGGCAGCAAAATCCATGTAGAAGCCACAATCCATACGTTGGGCGGTCTTAGCGCTCACGCCGATCAAAGCCAATTGCTCGCCTGGGCTAATCACTTTGAAGGAACCAAGCCCCGGTTGTTTTTGGTTCACGGAGAAACAAGCGCTTCTCATTCCTTACAGACCTGTTTTAACCGATTGGGTTGGCCTGCCAACTTACCCAAAATCGGTCAAAAAATCGAGATATCCTGA
- the rimK gene encoding 30S ribosomal protein S6--L-glutamate ligase translates to MKIALLSRNSKLYSTRRLIEAAQARGHEIHVIDALRCYMEITSNRPGIHYKGTILSGFDAVIPRIGASITFYGTAVLRQFEMMGTYTLNESVAISRSRDKLRSLQLLSRKGIGLPVTGFAHKPDDVEDLIKMVGGAPLVIKLLEGTQGIGVVMAETQKAAESVIEAFMGLKANILVQEFIKEAAGADIRCFVIGDKVVAAMKRQGKEGEFRSNLHRGGTSSLIRISPEERSIAVRAARTLGLNVAGVDLLRSNHGPVIMEVNSSPGLQGIETSTEKDIAGMIIDFIEKDSVNKSTRTKGKG, encoded by the coding sequence ATGAAAATTGCATTACTTTCAAGAAATTCAAAACTATACTCCACGCGAAGACTGATTGAAGCCGCTCAGGCCAGAGGGCATGAAATTCATGTCATTGATGCTTTACGTTGTTACATGGAAATCACGTCCAACAGACCCGGCATCCACTACAAAGGCACCATATTGAGTGGATTTGATGCCGTCATACCTAGAATCGGAGCTTCGATTACTTTTTACGGAACTGCCGTGCTGAGGCAGTTTGAAATGATGGGTACTTACACACTAAACGAATCGGTAGCCATATCTCGCTCAAGAGATAAGTTGCGTTCATTGCAGTTGTTATCACGAAAAGGTATCGGTTTGCCCGTCACAGGTTTTGCTCATAAACCCGATGATGTAGAAGATTTAATCAAAATGGTTGGCGGAGCGCCCTTGGTTATAAAACTATTGGAGGGTACGCAAGGTATTGGCGTCGTAATGGCAGAAACTCAAAAAGCGGCTGAAAGTGTTATCGAGGCATTTATGGGATTAAAGGCCAATATTTTAGTCCAGGAATTCATCAAAGAAGCTGCCGGTGCCGATATACGTTGCTTTGTTATCGGTGACAAGGTCGTTGCGGCCATGAAAAGACAAGGTAAAGAAGGCGAATTTAGATCCAATTTGCACAGGGGCGGAACTTCCTCTTTAATCAGAATATCGCCTGAGGAACGCTCCATTGCCGTTCGTGCGGCAAGAACCCTGGGATTAAATGTTGCCGGTGTGGATTTGCTGCGCTCCAACCATGGCCCGGTCATCATGGAAGTCAACTCATCACCGGGCTTGCAAGGTATTGAAACGTCAACTGAAAAAGATATAGCGGGTATGATTATTGACTTTATTGAAAAAGATTCAGTCAACAAATCGACCCGCACCAAAGGAAAAGGATAA
- the pnp gene encoding polyribonucleotide nucleotidyltransferase translates to MTLVRKEFQYGDQLVTLETGEIARQADGAVIINMGGTTLLVTVVGKKDANVGGDFFPLTVNYQEKTYAAGKIPGGFFKREGRPSEKETLTSRLIDRPIRPLFPDEYTNEVQIVATVMSLNPEIDPEIPALLGSSAALAISGLPFNGPVAAAIVGYQDDQYLLNPSVTALKGSQLSLVVAGTEHAVLMVESEAQSLTEEIMLGAVLFGHEQMQQAIAGIKEFAQTVNKPLINWQAPVANSELEKLVSDSIEADIKAAYQVAEKLTRQDQLKEIRSAVVAKLTADDQYSEKDIRAIIEKLEKKIVRSSIINEHKRIDGRNLDSVRPISVRTGVLPRAHGSALFTRGETQALVVATLGTERDSQIIDALGGEYKESFMLHYNFPPYCVGETGFVGSPKRREIGHGRLAKRGVQAILPNMDEFPYVIRIVSEITESNGSSSMASVCGSSLALMDAGVPTKAPVAGIAMGLIKEGDNFAVLSDIMGDEDHLGDMDFKVAGTEDGITALQMDIKIDGITAEIMKTALDQAKIGRIHILGEMNKALSETRKQMSDFAPRIITIRIDPSKIREVIGKGGATIRSLTEQTGASIDLTDDGIVKIASVDKQAGEEARRLIEEITAEVEVGKTYEGKVARLMDFGAFVTILPGKDGLVHISQISDEHVDKVSDKLNEGDVVRVKVLEIDRQGRVRLSMKAVDISE, encoded by the coding sequence GTGACTCTTGTTAGGAAAGAATTTCAGTACGGCGACCAGCTCGTCACACTTGAAACCGGTGAAATAGCCCGCCAGGCCGACGGTGCAGTAATTATTAACATGGGAGGGACTACCCTTCTCGTCACAGTCGTTGGAAAAAAAGATGCAAACGTTGGCGGAGATTTTTTTCCATTAACTGTGAACTATCAAGAAAAAACCTATGCCGCAGGAAAAATTCCAGGTGGTTTTTTCAAACGCGAAGGACGACCTAGCGAGAAAGAAACGCTTACTTCACGCTTAATCGATAGACCTATCAGGCCGCTTTTTCCTGACGAGTACACCAACGAGGTTCAAATCGTTGCAACGGTCATGTCTCTTAATCCTGAGATTGACCCCGAAATTCCTGCATTATTGGGCTCATCAGCCGCATTAGCTATCTCCGGCTTGCCGTTCAATGGTCCGGTTGCCGCAGCTATAGTGGGCTATCAAGATGATCAATATTTGTTGAATCCATCAGTAACGGCTCTTAAAGGATCGCAATTGTCCTTAGTTGTTGCCGGTACCGAACATGCTGTATTGATGGTTGAATCAGAGGCCCAAAGCTTAACCGAAGAAATTATGCTCGGCGCTGTTCTGTTTGGTCATGAGCAAATGCAACAAGCTATAGCCGGCATTAAAGAGTTTGCTCAAACGGTCAATAAACCCTTGATTAACTGGCAGGCTCCCGTCGCAAACAGTGAATTGGAAAAATTAGTGTCCGATTCGATTGAAGCTGATATTAAAGCTGCATATCAAGTTGCTGAAAAACTGACCCGGCAAGATCAATTAAAAGAAATCAGAAGCGCTGTTGTCGCCAAACTGACGGCTGACGATCAATATTCAGAAAAAGACATTCGCGCAATTATCGAAAAGCTGGAAAAGAAAATTGTCCGCAGTTCGATTATTAACGAACACAAGCGTATCGATGGCCGTAATCTGGACAGCGTCAGACCTATTTCAGTCCGTACCGGCGTTTTACCTCGCGCTCACGGTTCTGCCTTATTCACTCGTGGTGAAACCCAGGCCTTGGTTGTAGCCACACTGGGAACGGAGCGCGACTCACAAATTATCGATGCATTGGGTGGCGAGTATAAAGAAAGCTTTATGCTGCATTACAATTTCCCTCCGTATTGCGTAGGCGAAACCGGTTTTGTCGGATCACCGAAACGTCGTGAAATTGGTCATGGCCGCTTGGCTAAGCGTGGCGTTCAAGCCATATTACCGAATATGGATGAATTCCCCTATGTCATCCGCATCGTTTCGGAAATTACCGAATCGAACGGTTCCAGTTCCATGGCATCCGTGTGCGGTAGCAGTTTGGCCTTGATGGACGCCGGTGTTCCTACTAAAGCACCTGTAGCCGGCATTGCTATGGGGTTAATCAAAGAAGGCGACAATTTTGCTGTTTTGTCCGACATCATGGGTGATGAAGATCACCTGGGTGATATGGATTTCAAAGTAGCAGGAACGGAAGACGGTATAACCGCCTTGCAAATGGATATCAAAATTGATGGTATTACCGCGGAAATTATGAAAACCGCTTTGGATCAAGCCAAAATTGGTCGTATCCATATTCTGGGCGAGATGAATAAAGCGCTTTCTGAAACCAGAAAACAGATGTCAGATTTCGCGCCTCGTATTATTACTATTAGAATTGACCCCAGCAAAATTCGCGAAGTCATCGGTAAGGGCGGGGCGACAATTAGAAGTTTGACTGAGCAAACCGGAGCCAGCATCGATTTGACCGATGACGGTATCGTAAAAATTGCTTCGGTTGATAAACAGGCGGGAGAAGAAGCGCGCCGGTTGATAGAAGAAATCACCGCTGAAGTCGAAGTCGGTAAAACCTATGAAGGAAAAGTTGCCCGCTTGATGGACTTTGGTGCATTTGTAACTATTCTGCCTGGCAAAGACGGTTTGGTTCATATTTCGCAAATTTCAGATGAACATGTTGATAAAGTCAGCGATAAACTGAATGAAGGTGATGTTGTCCGGGTTAAAGTTCTGGAAATTGATCGCCAGGGCAGGGTCAGACTCAGCATGAAAGCAGTCGATATCAGTGAATAA
- the rpsO gene encoding 30S ribosomal protein S15, which yields MPFTAEHKKAIVEEYRLSETDTGSTEVQVALLTARIVHLTPHFAEHKKDNHSRRGLLRLVNQRRKLLDYLKKTDLNRYRSLIDRLGLRK from the coding sequence ATGCCATTTACTGCTGAACACAAAAAAGCAATCGTTGAAGAATATCGTTTATCAGAAACCGATACCGGTTCTACTGAAGTCCAAGTCGCCTTGTTGACTGCGCGGATTGTTCATTTGACGCCTCACTTCGCAGAACACAAAAAAGACAATCATTCACGTCGCGGCTTATTACGTCTCGTTAATCAGCGTCGTAAATTATTGGACTACTTGAAGAAAACAGATCTGAATCGCTATCGTTCATTAATAGATCGCTTAGGTTTGCGTAAATAA